The following is a genomic window from Cetobacterium sp. ZOR0034.
TGTATTAAATATTAATTTAAATAATAAAATTGATACTGATATAGATTTAAATGGATTTGGAAAACTTGAGGGTATTGAGCATATTATTTTAGATGGAGATGATCTGCATATGAAAAATAATTTTGAAAATCCAGAAGCTGTAAAACCACGAATAATAAAGCTAGATGATAAAAAAAATAAAATTTCCATTCCGAAATGTTCATTTAATGTTCTTAGATACAAAATAAAGGAGGAGCTATGAGAAATGCCGATATTATAAATCCAGTAGTTTTTCAAAGAGCTGATCCATTTATATATTTACATACAGATGGGTATTATTATATGACTGCTTCAATTCCAGCATATGATGCCATTGAAATAAGAAGAGCAAAAGAGATAAAAGAGTTAGAGAGTGGAGAGTGTAAAATTATCTGGAAAAAGCATTTAAATGGAGAGTTAAGTAATTTAATATGGGCTCCAGAAATTCATTACATAAATAATAAGTGGTATATATATTTTGCGGCTGCTCCAAATGATGAAATTCATTCAGAGCATAAAACATTTAATCATAGAATGTTTGTTATAGAAAATTCAAGCAGTAACCCTTTTTTAGGAGAATGGGAGGAGAAAGGAAGGATAAAAACTCATTTAGAATCATTTTCATTAGATGCAACAATTATGAAATCAGAAGATAAACTTTACTATATTTGGGCACAAAAAGATCCTTCTATTGATGGAAATTCAAATATTTATATATCACTTATGAAAACACCTTGGGAATTAGAAGGAGACATAGAACTGTTAACTGTTCCTGAGTTTGAATGGGAAAAAAAGGGATTTTTAGTAAATGAAGGACCGGGAATACTGAAAAATGATAAATATACATTTTTAACATATTCAGCAAGTGCTACAGATGAGAATTACTGTGTGGGAGTATTAAAATTAAGAAATGGAGACAATCCATTATTAAAATCTAATTGGGAAAAAAGTATAGTTCCAATATTCGAAAGTGATGTGGACAATTTAAGGTTTGGACCGGGGCACAATAGTTTTACAAAAACAAAAGATGGAAAAGATATTGTTGTTTATCATTGTAGAGATTATAATACATTTGATTGTGATCCTTTATATGATCCAAATAGACATACCTGTATTCAGATTATTGAATGGAGTGAGAGAAATGAACCTATTTTAGGGAAACCACTGCCGTTAAAAAGAGAAATGAAGTAAAAAAAGTTAAAAATAGAAGAGTATTACTTAAATGTTTAAACCCTTAGTTGATTAGGTAAATTGATAGAAGAGATGTCCTGAAGATATCTCTTTTTTTTATTTTTTACGCTTTTTTTACAAATTAGAACTATTTTTAACCTTAAATTAATTTTAGATTAACATTCATCTGGTATTATACTTTTGAAGTTTGAGAAAAAAATAATTTAAGGAGAAGTGATGAAAAAAAAAGAAACACTCTTGGCAACACTATTTTTAATGCCAGCATTAACAATTTTTACAATTTTTATATTTTATCCTATCTGTAAAACTTTCTATTTAAGTTTTTTCCAATGGAACATGATAAGTAAGAATAAGAAATTTATAGGGATGGCTAACTATCTTGATATTTTAAAAGAGGAGAGCGTCCATAAATCTTTGATAAATACATTTATTTATATAGGATTACTAATAGTTTTTAACTTTATATTACCATATGTTATAGCTTACATATTAGCATTTTTAGTAAACAGAATGAAAAGCTTCTACAGAACAATGCTATTTTTTCCGAGTATAATCTCGTTAGTTGTAGCTTCGTTAGTATTTGTATGGGTATTTAATCCCATGATTGGACCTATATCTAAGATATACCAACTATTTAATTTAAAACCACAATTTTGGCTAAAAACAAACGGTTTGGTAATGGTATTAATAACACTTATAACAGCTTGGAAAATATTTGGTTACAACTTGATTCTACTTTTAGCTGGGATATTAGAGGTTCCAACAGAGTTGATAGAGAGTGCTAAACTAGATAAAGTTTCAAATTGGAAGATTTTCTTATACATAGTTATCCCGATGACATCATCAACAGCTTTGTATGTGATGGTTATGACTGTAGTGTATGGTCTTCAGCAGGTATTTGTACCTATAAATGTTTTAACTCAAGGTGGACCGAACAATGGAAGTACAAACTTAGTATATAGTATATATCAATATGCATTTACATTTTTCCAAACGGGAAGAGCTTCAGCTTTATCGGTTATTACAATGCTTTGTTTCTTTATATTGATTTCAATAAAGATCAAAGTTTTAGAAAAAGGAGTTTATTATGAAAATTAAAGAGAGTAAATGGCATATTTTATTTCTATTAATAATAGGGATACAGATTTTCCCGTTGATATATATGTTATCAATATCATTTAAAAGTATGGATCAAATATTTTCAGATCCATTGAGTATAATTCCAAAAGTTATTACATTTAGAAACTATAAATATATCTTTGAGAATGTGACTATTTTTAGATATGTTTGGAATACATTTTTCATATCATTTTTGATAACTTTAGGGAAAATAGTAACGAGTGTGCTAGCAGGATATGTTTTGGCATTCAAAGAGTTTAGAGGTAAAAAAGCATTGATATTTTTAATATTAGGAACTTTATTTGTACCGTTCACAGTAACAATGATACCAAACTACCTTATGATATCAGAGTTAGGACTTTTAAATAGTAGTTTTGGAGTTATTTTGCCACAATTAGCTGATGGAATGGGAATATTTATGATTATTCAAAATATGAAAGGGATTCCAAAATCAATTTTAGAGGTAACAAAATTAGATAAGATAAAAGAGACAAAGGTTTTATATTATATAATTCTACCGATGATAAAGAACTCAATAATATCTATGGGAATACTGTTTTTTATAAACTCATGGAATGAGTATTTCTGGCCGCTATTAATATTAAGTGATAAGAAAAACTATACACTTTCGTTAGCACTTCAAATGTTTATAAGTTCAGAGGGTGGAAATGATTGGGGAGTTACAATGGCTATAGCGGGATTAACAATTGTGTTCCCAATAATAATGTATGCGTTCTTCCAGAAAAAAATAATGACAAGCTTTGTAAAATCAGGAGTAAAAGGATAGGTAATTATGAAAGAGATAAGATTTAAAAATATATCGAAGAGTTATGGAGATACAAAAATCGTAAATAGTTTAGATTTAACAATAAATGCAGGTGAGAGATTAGTTTTATTAGGACCATCAGGATGTGGAAAAAGTACAACTCTGAGAATGATTGCAGGATTAGAAGAGATAACGTCTGGAGATATGTATTTTGGTGATGAAAGAATAAATGATGTTGAAGCTGGAGATAGAGGGATAGCTATGGTTTTCCAAAACTACGCACTGTATCCTCATCTAACGGTTTGGGATAATATAACATTTGGATTAAGAATGAATGGTGTTGATAAAAAAGAGATAGAGAAAAGAACAACAGAGGTTGTAAAAATATTAAATCTTCAAGGATTGGAAAAAAGATATCCAAAAGAGTTATCGGGTGGGCAAAGACAAAGGGTAGCATTAGGAAGAGCAGCAGTAAAAAACTCAGATTTCTTTTTACTTGATGAACCTCTATCAAATCTAGATGTTCAATTGAGAAATACTTCAAGAGAGGAGTTAGTGAAGTTACACGAGATAAATAGACCAACATTTATATATGTAACACATGATCAGATTGAAGCTATGACAATAGGACATAGAATAGCAATATTAAATAAGGGGGATTTACAGCAGATAGATACTCCAGAAGAGGTTTATAAAAATCCAGCCAATATATTTGTAGCTAAATTTATAGGAACGCCTCCAATGAATATATTGACAAGTAAAGTTGCTGATGGGCAAATCTATATTGAGGACAGTTTTGTTAGTGCAGATATAGAAAATATCCCAAATTTAAATAATAGAAATTTAGTTTATTTAGGAATAAGACCAGAGCATATGATTGTTCATAAAGAGGATGGATTAGGAAGAGTACAGGGAGAAGTCATTAGAATAGAGAATTATGGGAATCAGAAATGTGTTTCGGTAAAAATAGGAAATGAAA
Proteins encoded in this region:
- a CDS encoding carbohydrate ABC transporter permease, with translation MKKKETLLATLFLMPALTIFTIFIFYPICKTFYLSFFQWNMISKNKKFIGMANYLDILKEESVHKSLINTFIYIGLLIVFNFILPYVIAYILAFLVNRMKSFYRTMLFFPSIISLVVASLVFVWVFNPMIGPISKIYQLFNLKPQFWLKTNGLVMVLITLITAWKIFGYNLILLLAGILEVPTELIESAKLDKVSNWKIFLYIVIPMTSSTALYVMVMTVVYGLQQVFVPINVLTQGGPNNGSTNLVYSIYQYAFTFFQTGRASALSVITMLCFFILISIKIKVLEKGVYYEN
- a CDS encoding ABC transporter ATP-binding protein, which gives rise to MKEIRFKNISKSYGDTKIVNSLDLTINAGERLVLLGPSGCGKSTTLRMIAGLEEITSGDMYFGDERINDVEAGDRGIAMVFQNYALYPHLTVWDNITFGLRMNGVDKKEIEKRTTEVVKILNLQGLEKRYPKELSGGQRQRVALGRAAVKNSDFFLLDEPLSNLDVQLRNTSREELVKLHEINRPTFIYVTHDQIEAMTIGHRIAILNKGDLQQIDTPEEVYKNPANIFVAKFIGTPPMNILTSKVADGQIYIEDSFVSADIENIPNLNNRNLVYLGIRPEHMIVHKEDGLGRVQGEVIRIENYGNQKCVSVKIGNENIKASIKNEQDIKKHEKVYLEIDVKKCSYFDVKTEKNLILEGK
- a CDS encoding family 43 glycosylhydrolase, whose amino-acid sequence is MRNADIINPVVFQRADPFIYLHTDGYYYMTASIPAYDAIEIRRAKEIKELESGECKIIWKKHLNGELSNLIWAPEIHYINNKWYIYFAAAPNDEIHSEHKTFNHRMFVIENSSSNPFLGEWEEKGRIKTHLESFSLDATIMKSEDKLYYIWAQKDPSIDGNSNIYISLMKTPWELEGDIELLTVPEFEWEKKGFLVNEGPGILKNDKYTFLTYSASATDENYCVGVLKLRNGDNPLLKSNWEKSIVPIFESDVDNLRFGPGHNSFTKTKDGKDIVVYHCRDYNTFDCDPLYDPNRHTCIQIIEWSERNEPILGKPLPLKREMK
- a CDS encoding carbohydrate ABC transporter permease — its product is MKIKESKWHILFLLIIGIQIFPLIYMLSISFKSMDQIFSDPLSIIPKVITFRNYKYIFENVTIFRYVWNTFFISFLITLGKIVTSVLAGYVLAFKEFRGKKALIFLILGTLFVPFTVTMIPNYLMISELGLLNSSFGVILPQLADGMGIFMIIQNMKGIPKSILEVTKLDKIKETKVLYYIILPMIKNSIISMGILFFINSWNEYFWPLLILSDKKNYTLSLALQMFISSEGGNDWGVTMAIAGLTIVFPIIMYAFFQKKIMTSFVKSGVKG